One window of the Benincasa hispida cultivar B227 chromosome 3, ASM972705v1, whole genome shotgun sequence genome contains the following:
- the LOC120073336 gene encoding uncharacterized protein At4g19900 has product MLRNLQTRRRGSCGAYFCAFAAALLLLFSVSLLYTRLSRSQSHTYSPHMYPKSLGNILVSDSDDDSDIVLGTTTTDEDKIDELDFVDEDLQSRASGDEDLGEDEDQSDQVRVSGFYFDHVSGAIRKIFDNKRSIEDWSDDTSGFPIGLGEEDRSKAAFGSDDVPVDEEVRRKASEMTGIEDALLLKVGGSVSPLRDGWGDWFDKKGDFLRRDRMFKSNWEVLNPLNNPILQDPDGLGVAALTRGDRIVQKWWMNEFKRVPFLVNKPLGVTRKVFNTEVENGSVDASIKKSGSLSSQTDVNVMDTGKETLNVIGTSDEHAGNNLSRKKVINRSTKNEKSRDRSAENADVVDKVVFTKDAGSKLRVVPQIFTSIYADGKRWGYYPGLYPHLSFSHFMDAFFKKNKCDMRVFMVWNSPPWMFGVRHQRGLESVFSHHQNACVVIFSETIELDFFKDNFVKNGYKVAVAMPNLDELLKDTPTHKFASIWFEWKKTKFYSTHYSELVRLAALYKYGGIYLDSDIVVLKPLSSLHNSVGMENQLAGSSLNGAVMAFRRHSPFIMECLKEYYSTYDDRGFRWNGAELLTRVAKRFSSEVPSEQFELNVQPSFVFFPIASQNITRYFAAPASATEKAQQEGLLKKILKESVTFHFWNSVTYSLIPESESLVSRLLEHTCIRCFDVL; this is encoded by the exons ATGCTGCGGAACCTTCAGACACGTCGTCGCGGTTCCTGTGGCGCCTACTTTTGCGCCTTCGCCGCCGCTTTGCTGCTTCTATTTTCAGTCTCCCTCCTCTACACTCGCCTTTCTCGCTCTCAGTCACACACGTACTCTCCTCACATGTATCCAAAATCCCTAGGCAACATTCTGGTCTCTGATTCAGATGACGACAGCGACATTGTTTTGGGCACTACTACCACCGACGAGGACAAGATCGATGAGCTCGATTTTGTGGATGAGGACCTCCAATCTAGGGCATCTGGCGACGAGGATTTGGGAGAGGATGAAGATCAATCTGATCAGGTCAGGGTTTCTGGATTTTATTTTGACCATGTTAGTGGGGCTATTAGGAAGATTTTTGATAACAAACGTTCGATCGAAGATTGGTCTGATGACACTTCTGGTTTTCCTATCGGATTAGGTGAAGAAGATCGCAGTAAAGCTGCGTTTGGCTCTGATGATGTGCCGGTTGATGAAGAGGTGAGGAGGAAAGCAAGTGAAATGACTGGGATCGAGGACGCGCTTTTGTTAAAGGTGGGTGGAAGTGTTTCGCCCTTAAGAGATGGGTGGGGAGATTGGTTCGATAAGAAGGGCGATTTTTTGCGGAGGGATAGGATGTTTAAGTCCAACTGGGAAGTCCTGAATCCGCTGAACAATCCCATTTTGCAAGATCCGGATGGTCTTGGTGTGGCCGCGCTAACAAGAGGTGATCGAATCGTTCAGAAATGGTGGATGAACGAGTTTAAAAGAGTCCCGTTTCTTGTTAACAAGCCGTTAGGCGTTACACGGAAGGTCTTTAATACGGAAGTAGAAAATGGCAGTGTGGACGCAAGTATCAAGAAGAGCGGGAGCCTAAGTAGTCAGACTGATGTAAACGTAATGGACACTGGTAAGGAAACTTTAAACGTGATCGGAACTTCAGATGAACACGCCGGAAATAACCTTTCGAGGAAAAAAGTTATCAATAGGAGTACTAAGAACGAGAAGAGTCGGGATAGAAGCGCAGAAAACGCTGATGTAGTAGATAAAGTAGTTTTTACGAAGGATGCAGGATCTAAACTGAGGGTCGTGCCTCAAATTTTTACTAGTATATATGCAGACGGCAAGCGATGGGGTTATTATCCTGGTCTATATCCGCATCTGTCATTTTCTCATTTTATGGATGCATtcttcaagaaaaataaatgcgATATGAGAGTTTTTATGGTTTGGAACTCACCTCCTTGGATGTTCGGTGTTCGGCATCAACGTGGGCTAGAGAGCGTGTTCTCGCATCATCAAAATGCATGCGTTGTTATTTTCTCGGAGACAATTGAGCTTGATTTCTTCAAAGATAACTTTGTGAAAAATGG TTACAAAGTTGCGGTTGCTATGCCAAATCTTGATGAATTACTGAAGGATACACCAACCCATAAATTTGCTTCTATCTGGTTTGAATGGAAAAAGACAAAGTTCTATTCTACTCATTACAGTGAGCTTGTTCGTTTGGCTGCTTTATACAA GTATGGTGGAATCTATCTTGATTCTGACATTGTAGTCTTGAAACCTCTATCTTCGCTTCACAATTCTGTTGGGATGGAGAATCAGCTTGCTGGAAGTTCTTTGAATGGGGCAGTAATGGCATTTAGAAGGCATAG CCCCTTCATAATGGAGTGTCTGAAAGAATACTATTCGACTTATGATGATAGAGGTTTTAGATGGAATGGGGCTGAGCTCTTGACAAGAGTTGCAAAGAGGTTTTCCAGCGAAGTGCCTTCAGAACAGTTTGAGTTGAATGTGCAGCcgtcttttgtattttttcccATTGCTTCACAGAATATCACTAG ATACTTTGCGGCACCAGCAAGTGCAACCGAAAAAGCTCAACAGGAGGGTTTGCTGAAGAAAATCTTGAAAGAGTCGGTGACATTTCATTTCTGGAACAGCGTGACATATTCCCTCATTCCCGAGTCCGAGAGCCTCGTGAGCAGACTCCTCGAACATACTTGTATCAGATGTTTCGATGTATTGTGA